The window ggatcggtaacgtactgggcttaccttagcattagcaatcgcacatggctgagcaagactgttcaattaagatttctagaatgtacttgtattaatatgtttaatgttattcattgagtttgactgtggtgattcatttgtagttatttttatttgggtatctggcttcgccacatctgatgtgtttagtttatgcttcacatagacaaggtcttgcatgcaaactaaccatcttttctaacccactgcagtatctaacacacattaagatcacatacataaactgtgaactagttaaacataaacatacagcttcagataatcttaaccccccacatcacccccctctctgttcttcctgagcacatgtgctccgaAGAACAAAGAGTCATGTGATGATATGctggcggccatctttgattccgccatctttgtagttttacagtgctcgccatttTGTCTAGGCAATACAGACATCCTGAGACAAGAAgccatcttgtctctctctctcacacacacacacacacacacacacacacacacacacacacatgcttacatactgtgtttggtttgtttagttatttagttagattaatattgtgttttgaacctttattatcttgtaaataaatgtttgtggaatatacatgctggtctctttaatgttgcacaagagtgaataatgccaacctctgctatgtcaagaactcctaTATCCTTCAACcattactatctattttggttatagttattaatttaattattaatcaacattccaaattgatagtttagcatatataatgagactatattaacgttttggccattggtccctgattccagggtggtgccccgtttattattgatgtttattgataatctttattaatattaataattctattattatttattaattaatttgctaataaccaaaacctgtTACAGTAGAATCCCTACactgtcattatatcctgacagtagtacatgacacataatctgtgaaaataatcaggttcctctgcctcctcttagtgctcctaatggcatttgcgaGATTCCCCCgtgcccgaaggaaaacaaccaagcagtgattgacactGCATttgagactcctcggctctgattggttgtttttcttcgggCGCGCTGGAACCTTGCAAATGCATTAGGAGCAAGATGTAGTGACAGTTAGAGCAAATAAGacagaaagttattttttaagttaCCAATTGTAGCTTTAATGGCTAGGGTTATTATTCTATTACCTTTCCAACTTCATGACCTTCtctgtctgtggcactcagaCCATAAGTATGTTCCTACTGAACATATATCCATATCGAACCTTTGATGCATTCGTAGCATACCATGTAACAATACACAGTGCTgattttacatttgtttattttgttatcaGTGCATGGTATTGTGATGCTTAAGaatctacatttcagagggaaaataTTAATCTATTGTTCCACCCTAATgagcatgtatatattttagcTAGCCATGAAATAATCAAAACAATTTTGAATTAGCAAAATTACCTTGAAGTATTTTTCCCGAAATGATCATTCTGAAAGCTGATCTGAACCAGCTGTAAAagaaagcataaataaatgGATTCAGCATCGAATTTGACAGTGCAAGCCAGATGAGTGTTTCAATCACCGGAACCGGTGGGGGATTATAAGATAAAGGCTGAAAGACAAGGCAAAGAAAGTAAGGAgtcaaacataaaagaaaaactcCCATAACAATAGCCAGAGTTTTGCTggcttttctctccatcttacTGACGGTTGCTCCAGACTTTGTGCTCTGACAGGTTGTGTTCTGGATGCTGTTCACCTGTTTCTTAGCAACAAGGAAAATCTTCAGGTAGATACAGAGCATTATGATCGCTGGGAGGTAAAATGAGAGAACAGGTCCCATAGTGTTTGCCATTATAACATTGACTGAGCACATTTTTTCACATGCTCCTTGGGTGAATCCTGCAATTATGATGCAAATTCCAATTAGAACAGACACCCCCCAACTCACCAGGATCATGATCACAGTAACGTGAACATTGATTTTAGTTCTATAGGTCAGAGGCTGACACACAGCATAATATCTGTCTATGGAAATACAACATAAATGCAGAATAGAAGATGTGCACAGTGTTACATCAAAGCTGTCTCTTATTTTACACAATACATATTCATGATACAGACATGTGGTTAGAGTGAATGCCATGCTGAAAGGACAAACTAAAACTCCTACAAGCAGGTCGGCCACAGCCAGAGAGAAAATAAGGTAGTTAGTTGGGCTGTGGAGCTGTCTGAAGTACATGATTGAGATTATTACAAGAAGGTTTCCGCATATTGTGGCGACAGATATTAAGccaagaaaaatatatactaaTACACATATTGCAGATGGTTTGCTTGTAAATACATAACTTGTATTATCAGATTCATAGCAGGGATGTATGTCATTAACAGTGTAAGTCATGTTGacagtcacttctggttccttGCTTTTCGATTTCTGTAATAATCTGTGGTATTTATTTCCCATTTAAACATTCAATAGTTCAGCATATATATGAACAACTACAGCAACAACAATTTTCtaaagaaaacaagacattgaTGATTTTCAGTTCAAGTCTTTTCCCTTACCTAGTAACATCTCAATATAATGGACAGTGTTACGTGTTCTTAGTCAGTGTGCCACTGCACAGAAGTTTTGGACTCGGTTCAGTATTTATAAAACCATACCTCATTACCTAAATTAACACAAACTTtggtcagccaatcagatgtggGATGTTGGCAATAAACCCAAAAGACCCTCGCCATGAGATCCTGCTTTAAAAGCACAATCAGTCCATActcattgatataaatagagtggacaaaatatttgaaacactTCTTAACAAAAACCTATGACCTACATGAAGGTTTTTTGTGTTGCAGGATCTTGGCTGTATAAGACATCATAAATATTAGCTACATGTAGCCTACCTACTAGAGGTGTAAtaaaatatcatataatataatattatgttgtgcgattgattctcaaaaacactatagattttgaattaatagtttacatgcaaagattctTGGCAGACAGTGGCTCCTTTGGTGTTGTATTTAAACCTCAACCTCTCTTCTGTCTTCAGCCATTGACTCTTCCACTCCAACGCAACAATGTAAGCTGAGACGGGAAGTAGCGGTgcgctgctacgttagcattaGCAAACCTAGCTGACTGCATTATCCCGCCGATGGCTGAATCCAAAAGAGATAGACCGGCTCCTGTGGTGTACAAAGCTGAAGTGTGGGTTTATTTTTGGCTTACACAATAAAGAAGGCACTAAGGAGATCGACAAGAGCCGTGACGTTTGAAGAATGATTAATGCCGAAATCAGATACTCCGGTAACACAACAAATCTTAGAGCTAAATTAGCAAAACACCATTCTGATGTAACATTACAGCGTTAAACGTGAGTGGATCTCTCTCAACTCACACTGGAACAAAAATTTTACACAAAGTTACCACCGACCTCAAcgcatgcaaaaaaataaaagtaattttatttaattttcaaagGTAGAGAAGAAGCaccatttttagcgttttataggttGTGTACTTTAACCatctcctcctacagatttaatcagatcaacttgaaatttggtcaggaccaccTTAAAACCttaaggatgaaaagttattcaaatggtgagttttcactgaatgACTTGACCGTGGCGTGGTGGCCATCTTGAGCCATTctccatgaaacaggaagttggatGATGGATgcattaaaagaactggatacagcattggaggcggggccccggtcattcctatgagagttgctcatcggcgcatgaagcctaaatggctcgacttccatctggaaaagtacccggatcttggagGAGTAGCGTCCGAGATGATTGGCAGAGTAGCGTCAGCTCGGTCATATTGcttggtcacggggtcccaacttCACGGCGTCGTCacgctccagcctcagtctgggtctcactcacataaACAGAAGAAGGGAAAtcctctggattcagctattagtgcattttataactttaaagacctaatgatttaaataaagactattagagtgttcgtactgggaagttgattcacctcaaaaaaaattatccactgagttaaagatgtctctttcccaatgtaagtctatgggaaaaagtatttttgggcccaacgcatcacgtgacagacatggaagttgcagtaccgccgtttggccacgtCGGAATCGACAACCGGCGCTCCTCCTGGGGGCTTGCtgtacatagtccaatctgccccgaatttctcaggcatgataagggtccagtcctgaggacattGACATGCAAATTTTCACTCAAACCTCCTTTCATAATTCATGAACcttttgtcgtagagtcttgtgggaggtgtcattgcagtcagcagagagttcctgtttgaTTGGTGTGGCTTTCCCCACCCcttacacattagccccgccccctttcataactcatgaaccttttgtcgtagagtcttgtgggaggtgtcattgcAGTCAGCAGAGAGTTCTTGTTTGATTGGTATGGTTATCCCcaccccctacacattagccacgccccctttcataactaatGAACCATTTGTCTTAgactcttgtgggaggtgtcatatcactcagcagagagttcctgtttatTTGGTATGGCTTTCCCCACCCCCTAAACATGAACCAcaccccctttcataactcatgaacagTTTGCCTAGTGCAATGACACCTCCCAGAAGACTCTATGACAGGGAgtccccctttcataactcatgactAAGACTCTTGTGGGAGgagtcatatcactcagcagagagttcctgtttaaTTGTTATATTTATCCCCGCCCCGTAAATATTGTCCCCGCCCACTTTCATAACGCATGAACCATTTGTCCTTGaatcttgtgggaggtgtcatataactcagcagagagttcctgtttcattggtatGGTTATCCCTGCCCCCTATACATTAGCctcgccccctttcataactcatgaaccgtttgtcatagagtcttgtgggaggtgtcatatcactc is drawn from Sebastes umbrosus isolate fSebUmb1 chromosome 18, fSebUmb1.pri, whole genome shotgun sequence and contains these coding sequences:
- the LOC119477450 gene encoding trace amine-associated receptor 1-like gives rise to the protein MTYTVNDIHPCYESDNTSYVFTSKPSAICVLVYIFLGLISVATICGNLLVIISIMYFRQLHSPTNYLIFSLAVADLLVGVLVCPFSMAFTLTTCLYHEYVLCKIRDSFDVTLCTSSILHLCCISIDRYYAVCQPLTYRTKINVHVTVIMILVSWGVSVLIGICIIIAGFTQGACEKMCSVNVIMANTMGPVLSFYLPAIIMLCIYLKIFLVAKKQVNSIQNTTCQSTKSGATVSKMERKASKTLAIVMGVFLLCLTPYFLCLVFQPLSYNPPPVPVIETLIWLALSNSMLNPFIYAFFYSWFRSAFRMIISGKILQGNFANSKLF